acGGCCCCACCATTGAAATTCCAATAATACCCCTTTTGGTTGCTCAATTAGgagtttgaaagaaaatgtgCGGTGGCTCCGCCGCTAAGTTCCTTGATTGAAACCGAAATATAAGTTTAAGGATCAAATTggctaaaaataatatataaggACTAAATCGACGggaaaaaaagtttagggactaaattggctaTTTTCCCTTTTATGAAACATCCCAAAAGTTTAGCTCAATTTCATTCCAACTTAGGTTGTTCATCTATTCTACACAATTGCATAGCTGCCACGGCTAGTTTTCAAAACCAAAACATGAGGACTAATCCGGAACTGAAACAAAAACCTGGGGACTAAAAGCGGTAAACCCCGcaaaatattaaactttgaAACCCCTGAATCTAAGCCCTGTCAAGTTGGAACTCAAAAGAAGTGGAGTTGTGAAGTACCCAAAGTTCTACAGCTTGTTtgaagaggaaaagagagagacagatagaaaattcaataggagagagaaaaaaaaagcaggAGGATAGTAACTAAAGCATGGGTGATCTAATTGCTTGGTTATTATCCTTTTTCATCCTAATTGCTCTTCTTGGTATTATCCTCTATCAGGTAAATTATATCCCTCTAAAGCccagaaatattttttttccattcattttttttttatgttttacaATTAAAGATTCCCTTTGAGGTCATTATGAATAGGATGCAATAATTAGATTTCTAGAATGGGTTGCTGCACTCTGACCTGGGACGTCCTAGGTTGTAGAATTATGCAGTTAAACTTAGATAATTCTTTTTGAAATTAGcagaataagaaaataaaagggattGTTGACCATGTATATGATAACctctagttgttttgatttgGGAGGTTAAAGATTTGATTTTTAACATAGCAGCCTTGTGAATTAAGTTGGCCCCTTCGGTATGGAGCTTATTTTTGTACCATAAATATGATCAATTCGAGCTGGAAATTTATAAAATGGACGTGTTCTTGGATTTTGAACTGTTCCAAAATCGTCAAATGATTAATGCAGATGACTGGAACATGTTTAATGGTTAGCTACTAGTATGTTAGCCAACAGAAGGGGTATTAAATGATTGGAATGATTTTGTGTGATGGGAATATTTAATTCTTGGCTACCTAAGCGATGAATGAGGAATTGAGGCGATGGAGATTATTGAGTCTGTGTCTTGAGAGTTCTTGTCATCTGTTGCACCAACTTGCTCCTAAGACTATTCAAGGTGAGTCAGTTGGAAGAGTGCTGTCTGTACATTGTGTGTGCAGAGAGGCCCTAGAGCTTTGTAAGGAGCTAAGTATGTGAGCTGTATTATGTAATGTTGGTCATCGTTCCTTCTTTATTGTCAATGGATATGCACATGCTTGTATTGAACTCAGAAGCTATCTGTGCATGGTTAGAACTTGAATTTACTAGGTGTATAATTATTGTGCTTCTGGGTTGAGTGGAGTGCGAGGGGGAGATATCAACAAGTGTGCTCTGTTGTTTCCACTTTTAAGGCATTTTTTATGGACTTCCACTGATTTGAAAGACTAGTAGTGTAACAGTGATTACTTACATTTGCAACACAAGCTCGGCTGACATCAACTATATGGACAACTCTTCTAGGCATATGGGTTTTAACATAAAATCTGGTTGATAATATGCTTCTATGGTAGTATATGCCTTGCTATCTTTTGACAGGGTTTCTATGTTCTTCCTCCCCATGTGCTCACTATATATAGATTAGTTCATTGTTATTTGGTTTTAGAAGAATCTTACAAATGAACTTGTTTACTGCAGCTCATGTGCTTGGCAGACCTTGAGTTTGATTACATAAACCCATTTGATTCAGCATCTAAGATAAACAACGTTGTTTTGCCAGAGTTTATCACTCAGGGAGTGCTGTGTTTCCTCCATCTTGTGACAGGACACTGGATGATGTTTCTGCTATGTCTTCCATACTTGTATTACGACTTTAAATTGTAAGTTTTTACCTCTAGAAGGTAGAGAAGAATATAAGTTCAATGTGAAAAAATTAACACTCTTTAAGTTTTTCAGTTAGGGAATACATGATATCTTCATTAAGGGTGTCTTATAATGAGTAATTTATGTGATGAGGTAATTATTTCATAAAATTGTCATATTGATGAAACTACTGCAGTTTAATACATGCAAGCTTATTATCAAAACCAGCACAATTGACTGGATTCAAGACTTGGATTTGTGTGAATCTTGTTAGCATTGTCAATTCAAAGTTGAAATTAATTGGTTGCTGAATTTGTCGGACCATGGTTTGGTAGTTGCAGGTTGAAATtagatttcttgatttggattaaTTTGATTCCCATTGATTCTGGACAAAAAAGTTTAGTGGCAGAAACAAAGCTTATTATATTTGCTTCATTGTGTAGTGTATTTTTTTAGTATTCCTATGCTTTAATCCTCATGTAGTAATCTTGCCTTTGTCAGAATATACTTGTTTTTGTGGCTTAACATAGGAGACATTGTTGGTGCTTGATCTAATGGTGTAATTATGCATCTGAGTTTATCATGAGAAGTAATTGACTCTAACAATGCATTTTATCTCAACAGTTTGAGTGCATTTAGTTTTTACTTGTTAAGTTGGTATGTGACATATGTAAATTATTTACATTTTGGCATGGGCTGTACAACATAGCATTCTGAAAGTCCTTGTTATCGCAATCTAAAAGGACGTTGGATTGTGAATCTAGTGATCAATCTAACTGGTCAATTCCTGGAGAGGCAAAGAGCATCTTGCAAAGAGTACTTGAAACATCATGCCAAGTAAAAATGGCTTTTCTTGATCAGTCATGGCTGATCCATGGTTAATACTTTCAGCAAATAGTTTCTTTTTCAACGTATTTGGATATGCAATCCTTGAGCAAAATTAGCAAATAAGCCACACGTTAGGACGCTCTTGGTAGGAACTCAAGGAGAAGGggattttgttaattttataTCTAGTCTACTAATGTTTTGTCTAAGCAGAATGAGTACAAAATTACCATTTACTGCAGCACTTCCGTTTAACCACAAAGTTTGTGGGTTCATAATGTAATAGGGTAGAACATACCAAAGATATCATTTTTCCAAgtaggaagaagaagaaactacTATGGGGTTGGGATGATTTTCCTTCTGCTGCTTAACAGTTATTAGATTGAAGAAATAGGAAGAATTTGCAGGGGCTGAAGATGTCTCTTGGAGATCATATAGAAATTGTGCCTTGCTGTGATAGAAGGAAAACTGTCTTTGTTCTGACTTGACAGTTTCATATTCTTGTTTTGGCATTCAACTGGTATAATAATCTGCTTCAATTTGCATGAAATGTGCACCTCCTCTTGATTGTTAAGTTTTGATTTCCTATGAATAAATGATGGAAGATTATGATCCTTTTTAAAATATTGAGAGTGAACAGTGTGTCCAAGTTGCAAGCTAGGCCTCCCTCTACCTTCCCTATTGTGTTTTTCAATTTGGCAGGTGACATTTTGTGCAGATGGCTGATGTTAACACATGATTAGGTACACTGAACGTCGCCACTTGGTAGATGTAACCGAGATCTTCAATCAGCTTCCCTGGGAGAAAAAGATACGATTGTATAAGCTGGGATATCTTATTGTCCTTATGGCATGTTCAATATTCTGGTATGCATTACGAGTCACACTGCCACTATGTATCTTGTAGCACATGGTAAAGTATGATTTAATACTCATTTTCACCTTGTTCTCTGTCACTTTTAGGATGATTTGGAGCATTGTGGAAGATGAGGATTATTAAGGAGTCAGCTTGCAAGTCTATCCTATGTATGTGATACTGTGTTTTTATGGTCCACTAGTTTTTCTCTGAAAGCGTAATGTCGGAGTTTCTTAGTTCTTAATTTGTTGCTTTTTCAGACACAACTATTATAGGTCTAGCCTGTTAAATTCATTATCTTTTAAGTTGTCATCCTCTTCTCTGCAGTCACTGCTAATTAGCTTTATGTATGGTTTCTTTACAGGTTCTTGGTCTGGATTATCTCTATGATTGAAGACTAATGTTTTGGCGCGACTGTAAGACCATCGAACTGCTGATTAGTGTTCTTTATCGTGGGCTTTATGTGCAGATCTTTCGGTTGGGACCTGGAGATGCAAGATAAAGCTCTCTGCTCATGACGGCCCTGATTGATGTATTTCACGGCCAGATTTAGGcgaattttatcttttcaaatttaattctGCATAGCCACCTTGTATTTGTACCCTGTTTTGGGAACCAAATACTGCATAGCAGCAGGGGAACTTGTGTACAATAAGAGGGCCATTGTATTGTTATTGGTTATAGAGTCTTCTTGCTTTGTGGACGTGACCCAAGACATCTTGAAGAAGGCaaacattaattatttttaccaaGTAATTAGCTCAAATCCATAATCAGAATTTTTCAGAAGATGGGCATAGTAATTTTCTCATATTGAAGAGGTAAGTTGAAATATTTGTAGTCCTCCTAGGTTAGGTTGGTACTGGCACTTGATTCCTCTTCACTTTGAACTGGACAATTTTTTGTATAGATTTTTTCTTACAGATCATTCACTCTCAACCAACCGCAAATAACACACACACTACTTAAGGGAAACCCACAgcttaacccaaaaggcatgctGACTTTCAGGCTACACTGAGGACCTTAAGTAGTATACACACAGATCATTCACTAAAACAATCTTTACATCGACAATGAGATTTAAATATAATATAGGCCACACATTGATAGTGAGATTCAATTACACGACTTTTTTGTGAGAAAGTGACCTTTTCTTGCCAACTTGGATTGGCGTCCATACAATAGACAAATGCATGAGTTCTTGCATCATGCTAAGGTTAAAGTTGGACATTGGTGATTACATATGCGAAATTACGTGAAGGTATTTGACTGTGCAACAATTTGTTTCTATTTTCTTCGGCATCAATAGGACCATCATTGGTTCTGCAGGAGGGTTTCCTT
This portion of the Coffea arabica cultivar ET-39 chromosome 2e, Coffea Arabica ET-39 HiFi, whole genome shotgun sequence genome encodes:
- the LOC113727928 gene encoding protein cornichon homolog 4; protein product: MGDLIAWLLSFFILIALLGIILYQLMCLADLEFDYINPFDSASKINNVVLPEFITQGVLCFLHLVTGHWMMFLLCLPYLYYDFKLYTERRHLVDVTEIFNQLPWEKKIRLYKLGYLIVLMACSIFWMIWSIVEDEDY